Proteins from one Gasterosteus aculeatus chromosome 11, fGasAcu3.hap1.1, whole genome shotgun sequence genomic window:
- the ubn2b gene encoding ubinuclein-2b isoform X1: MAEPRKVPFVTISSFSTSPPNPESGKKRRREDEAVEITFGKDGDGGDAAAVASGGGGGPFGNVNAKGGDAETAEVKPTVRLHLPLSEPSDCGSSEFNYGELVNTTPTQVKHAGSTVPKGLPPPLDPNDPFADDDRERREVEAMAKKFENKYGGVPKKKKKDRMQDLIDIGYGYDETDPFIDNSEAYDELVPASLTTKHGGFYINTGTLQFRAASDSEGENAGAEDNRFKQKTKDGEERVIKKRRKKQDGGILEEKKPRKLKVPKAGGSSLNVHRPEKKKRKKLMKDSIHLANMLRRFTREKEEMRKRNTAAGGLPRPAAAKAPNATAALLNAQSKAAGGGECNITDLTADPAVMSLLGTANNDILQDMMGDLDFAMLDSPQPSSPLQGENGAFGMGHKAGGGRVSQGNVIAPPPLPSGLPGPLSKRIEDLRAASRLFDAEGRKKFFTLDMNNILLDIELQVQEQPVEVRAVVYSHLEAFVPCNKEALLKRLKKLSLNIQDDRLRMPLLKLKLAVCSMMPEQIARYNMDCIAKVAKQQSGEGEKNGSEDDDEEKPGKRVMGPRKKFVWDEKLRLLLCNLVRVKLGCYKLEGKSSPSLEDYLKAFMETEVKLLWPKGWMQARMLFKESIMAHGHLTGYTAKKRMVTTPKAKPKEAVWVQRATPSAGTTPSSAAQVAKRPPQLPSEPICIDSLDDDLAPPSLDSISQALAILGNAAKGLAHGDNPPSPDRPKAAAKPSSLLVSPLIQQQQQQQQQKNSISTTGSNAPHYISTSSSISTSLSRPLSVTSAPLPPVRTDAMGVAKGTAQAHRLSLLNTQRTLSVAKANMPASAGSPKPRPPPTASPLVAPGSKAGAPTSGIFKGSNNKAASAHSITSPQPRPHTLMSSSHMLPKTFQTPRLPHGPLSKSSPTLTQTLSGVQTRPQSNFITPMHATLTKSAHSSIPPIVKLTPRTLNSAATTTVSASPSVSITPRSQANPPIHQYSPKSSAGFRAAFTGAQGGVTKQGQVSYTPAGSQKTANISSTNASLINTMSASKHSGPSASPTIVSANQGQRQRMGGGTPQGAKPVTSVPASSGSSQLPQASSSSVAGGGLLGSASSLPLGFGMLGGLVPVSLPFQFPQLLNLPPLGAAGSSTTAGGSAASSSASFSTLTQNLYKSLQAGSQVALPPHLQLAFSDVSQSQGGDAKRKTL, encoded by the exons ATGGCAGAGCCGAGGAAGGTGCCGTTCGTCACCATCTCCTCCTTCAGTACCTCGCCGCCGAACCCGGAGTCCGGCAAGAAACGCCGGCGCGAAGACGAGGCCGTCGAGATCACTTTCGGGAAAGACGGAGATGGAGGCGACGCCGCGGCGGTCGCGTCGGGAGGTGGCGGAGGTCCGTTCGGTAACGTCAACGCGAAGGGGGGCGACGCCGAGACCGCGGAGGTGAAACCCACCGtccgcctccacctcccgctGTCCGAGCCGAGCGACTGCGGGTCCTCCGAGTTCAACTACGGCGAGCTGGTCAACACAACTCCCACTCAG GTAAAACATGCAGGTTCAACAGTCCCCAAAGgactccctccccccctggACCCCAACGACCCCTTTGCTGACGATGACCGGGAGAGACGGGAGGTGGAAGCAATGGCCAAGAAATTTGAGAACAAATAT GGGGGCGtcccgaagaagaagaaaaaggaccgAATGCAGGATCTCATAGACATTGGTTATGGCTACGATGAGACGGACCCTTTCATAGACAATTCAGAGGCT TATGACGAGCTGGTTCCTGCCTCGCTCACCACAAAACACGGAGGCTTCTACATCAACACGGGAACCTTACAGTTCAGAGCCGCGTCCGACTCCGAGGGCGAAAATGCCGGCGCCGAGGACAATCGCTTCAAG CAGAAGACGAAAGACGGCGAGGAGCGCGTGATAAAGAAGCGGCGGAAAAAGCAAGATGGTGGGAttctggaggaaaagaaaccCAGGAAGCTCAAAGTACCGAAAGCCGG AGGTTCGTCCCTTAATGTCCATCGGccggagaagaaaaagaggaagaagctgaTGAAGGACTCCATCCACCTGGCCAACATGCTGCGCCGCTTCAccagggagaaggaggagatgcGCAAGAGGAACACAGCTGCCGGCGGTCTGCCGCGTCCCGCCGCCGCCAAGGCGCCCAACGCCACGGCCGCACTCCTCAACGCTCAGTCCAAGGCGGCCGGCGGCGGCGAGTGCAACATCACCGACCTGACCGCCGACCCGGCCGTGATGTCGCTGCTGGGCACGGCCAACAACGACATATTGCAGGACATGATGGGCGACCTGGACTTCGCCATGCTGGACTCCCCTCAGCCCTCCAGCCCCCTGCAGGGAGAGAACGGCGCCTTCGGCATGGGACATAAAGCCGGGGGCGGGCGAGTGTCTCAGGGCAATGTGattgcccctccccctctccccagcGGACTCCCGGGTCCGCTCAGCAAGCGCATCGAGGACCTGAGAGCG GCGTCCCGTCTGTTCGACGCGGAGGGCAGGAAGAAGTTCTTCACACTGGACATGAACAACATCCTCCTGGA TATTGAGTTGCAGGTTCAGGAGCAGCCGGTGGAGGTCCGCGCCGTCGTCTACTCCCACCTGGAGGCCTTTGTGCCGTGCAATAAGGAAGCCCTGCTCAAACGCCTCAAGAAGCTCAGCCTCAACATACAG GACGACCGCCTCCGAATGCCTCTGCTGAAGCTAAAGCTGGCGGTGTGCAGCATGATGCCGGAGCAGATCGCCCGGTACAACATGGACTGCATCGCCAAGGTGGCAAA GCAGCAgtcgggggagggagagaagaacgGGTCGGAGGATGATGACGAGGAGAAGCCGGGGAAGAGGGTGATGGGCCCTCGGAAGAAGTTTGTGTGGGACGAAAaactcag GCTACTACTATGCAATCTAGTGCGGGTGAAGTTGGGCTGCTACAAGCTGGAGGGCAAGAGCTCGCCGTCTCTGGAGGACTACCTCAAAGCCTTCATGGAGACCGAAGTCAAACTTCTGTGGCCTAAAGGGTGGATGCAGGCCAG GATGCTGTTCAAAGAGAGCATCATGGCTCACGGTCACCTCACTGGCTACAC AGCAAAGAAAAGGATGGTCACTACTCCCAAGGCCAAGCCAAAG GAGGCCGTGTGGGTCCAGCGGGCCACACCCTCAGCGGGCACCACTCCCTCCTCCGCGGCCCAGGTTGCCAAGCGACCACCTCAGTTGCCGTCTGAGCCCATATGTATCGATTCCCTGGACGACGATCTGGCGCCCCCCTCCCTGGACTCCATCTCCCAGGCCCTGGCCATCCTCGGCAACGCGGCCAAGGGCCTGGCCCACGGcgacaaccccccctcccccgacagACCCAAGGCCGCCGCCAAGCCCTCCTCGCTCCTCGTCTCGCCgctcatccagcagcagcagcagcagcagcaacagaagAACTCTATCAGCACCACCGGCTCCAACGCACCTcactacatctctacctcttcGTCCATCTCCACCTCTCTGTCCCGGCCCCTCTCTGTCACCTCGGCGCCGCTGCCCCCGGTGCGGACGGACGCAATGGGGGTCGCCAAGGGCACGGCGCAGGCGCACAGACTCTCACTGTTGAACACTCAGAGGACGTTGAGCGTGGCCAAAGCCAACATGCCGGCCTCTGCAGGATCGCCCAAACCGCGTCCGCCGCCCACAGCGTCCCCGCTCGTGGCGCCGGGATCAAAGGCGGGGGCCCCCACTTCAGGAATCTTCAAAGGCAGCAATAATAAAGCCGCCAGCGCTCATAGCATCACGTCGCCTCAGCCTCGACCGCACACCCTCATGTCGTCCTCGCACATGCTCCCCAAAACCTTCCAGACGCCTCGCCTGCCCCACGGCCCGCTGAGCAAATCCTCCCCAACTCTCACGCAGACTCTCTCAGGGGTTCAGACCCGGCCGCAGTCCAACTTCATCACCCCCATGCACGCCACCCTCACCAAGTCGGCCCACAGCAGCATTCCGCCGATTGTCAAACTCACGCCGCGCACCCTCAACTCGGCCGCGACCACCACCGTCTCGGCCTCGCCCTCCGTCTCCATAACGCCACGGTCTCAGGCAAACCCCCCAATACATCAGTACTCTCCCAAAAGCTCGGCCGGGTTCCGCGCGGCGTTCACGGGTGCCCAGGGAGGAGTGACCAAGCAGGGTCAAGTCAGCTACACTCCTGCAGGCAGCCAGAAGACGGCCAACATCAGCAGCACCAACGCCAGCCTTATTAACACCATGTCCGCAAGCAAGCATTCAGGACCCAGTGCCTCCCCCACAATAGTCTCTGCCAACCAGGGCCAGCGTCAGAGGATGGGGGGCGGGACACCTCAGGGGGCCAAGCCGGTCACGTCTGTCCCAGCGTCCTCTGGCTCTTCTCAGTTGCCACAG gcctcctcctcctcggtggCAGGCGGCGGCCTGCTGGGCTCGGCCTCCTCGCTCCCCCTGGGGTTCGGGATGCTTGGGGGCCTGGTGCCCGTGTCCCTGCCCTTCCAGTTCCCCCAGCTGTTAAACCTGCCTCCGCTGGGCGCGGCAGGCTCCAGCACGACAGCCGGCGGCTCGGCAGCCAGTAGCAGCGCGTCGTTCTCCACCTTGACCCAGA ATCTGTATAAGAGTCTCCAGGCAGGGTCTCAGGTTGCTCTGCCTCCTCACTTGCAGCTCGCTTTCTCAG ATGTCAGTCAAAGCCAAGGAGGAGACGCCAAGAGGAAGACTCTATGA